Proteins found in one Populus alba chromosome 14, ASM523922v2, whole genome shotgun sequence genomic segment:
- the LOC118041167 gene encoding protein NTM1-like 9: MHSLPPPVGYGFHPTDEELVNHYLRFKMHGGYEQEVSIIAEANVCDYEPWVLPELSAIQEPNDPECYFFCPRSYKYANSHRANRTTQAGYWKVTGKDRIVKTKTTKEHIATKKILVFYTGRVPNGIKTNWIMHEYHPTFSFHNQREFVLCKLKKDPDAIMPTYEEGEASFNVTSDHSENENPTGYNHPQTFEEGEYGAWTASNFTNNEPEEDTYQFQAALDSLRGFDEGCDSLNDLFPYGNMY; encoded by the exons ATGCATTCTCTACCACCTCCCGTAGGCTATGGATTCCATCCAACCGATGAAGAATTGGTGAACCATTACTTGAGGTTTAAAATGCACGGTGGCTATGAACAAGAAGTCAGCATAATCGCAGAGGCTAATGTGTGCGATTATGAGCCTTGGGTGCTGCCTG AGCTTTCAGCAATTCAAGAGCCAAACGATCCAGAGTGTTATTTCTTCTGTCCTCGCAGTTACAAGTACGCAAATAGCCACCGTGCTAACAGGACAACTCAAGCTGGATACTGGAAAGTCACAGGCAAGGATCGTATAGTCAAAACTAAAACCACCAAGGAGCATATTGCTACCAAGAAGATTCTGGTTTTCTACACGGGGCGTGTTCCTAACGGGATCAAGACCAATTGGATCATGCACGAGTACCATCCAACCTTCAGCTTCCATAACCAG AGGGAATTCGTTCTCTGCAAACTGAAGAAAGATCCAGATGCGATCATGCCAACATATGAAGAAGGTGAAGCAAGCTTCAATGTGACTTCTGATCATTCTGAAAATGAAAACCCAACTGGGTATAATCATCCCCAAACCTTTGAAGAAGGTGAATATGGTGCCTGGACGGCTTCTAATTTCACGAACAACGAGCCAGAG GAAGATACTTATCAATTCCAAGCAGCACTGGACTCATTGCGTGGCTTTGATGAGGGATGTGATAGCCTGAATGACCTGTTTCCATACGGGAATATGTACTGA